One Gossypium raimondii isolate GPD5lz chromosome 3, ASM2569854v1, whole genome shotgun sequence genomic window carries:
- the LOC105797315 gene encoding probable ubiquitin-conjugating enzyme E2 37 isoform X2: protein MAQEARLKLRMQKELKLLLVDPPHGASFPTLSSQSNITDLSSIHAQICLEETFYSKGIFKIKVQIPKRYPLQLPIVTFGTPVYCSNIDNGV from the exons ATGGCACAAGAAGCAAGGCTAAAACTGAGAATGCAAAAGGAGTTGAAGCTCCTTCTCGTCGATCCTCCTCATGGCGCTTCCTTTCCTACCCTCTCTTCACAATCTAATATTACTGATCTCTCTTCCATCCACGCCC AAATATGTCTTGAAGAAACTTTTTATAGCAAAGGAATCTTCAAGATTAAGGTTCAGATACCTAAAAG GTATCCGCTTCAGCTTCCGATTGTGACTTTTGGGACGCCAGTTTATTGCTCGAACATCGATAATGGAG TTTGA
- the LOC105797315 gene encoding probable ubiquitin-conjugating enzyme E2 37 isoform X1, which produces MAQEARLKLRMQKELKLLLVDPPHGASFPTLSSQSNITDLSSIHAQICLEETFYSKGIFKIKVQIPKRYPLQLPIVTFGTPVYCSNIDNGDFLKIYNKV; this is translated from the exons ATGGCACAAGAAGCAAGGCTAAAACTGAGAATGCAAAAGGAGTTGAAGCTCCTTCTCGTCGATCCTCCTCATGGCGCTTCCTTTCCTACCCTCTCTTCACAATCTAATATTACTGATCTCTCTTCCATCCACGCCC AAATATGTCTTGAAGAAACTTTTTATAGCAAAGGAATCTTCAAGATTAAGGTTCAGATACCTAAAAG GTATCCGCTTCAGCTTCCGATTGTGACTTTTGGGACGCCAGTTTATTGCTCGAACATCGATAATGGAG ATTTTCTAAAGATTTACAATAAAG TTTGA